A DNA window from Syntrophorhabdaceae bacterium contains the following coding sequences:
- a CDS encoding VOC family protein, whose amino-acid sequence MGNPFVHAELHTKDPERAKEFYKGLFDWEYEEVPEINYTVIKVGEGTGGGMMMSPIPDAPAQWVPYVLVEDVALSTRRAESLGAEVLVNVTDIPDTGWFSMLLDPTGAAFAIFQPRMSG is encoded by the coding sequence ATGGGAAATCCATTCGTACACGCAGAGTTGCACACAAAGGACCCGGAGAGGGCGAAAGAATTCTACAAAGGCTTATTCGATTGGGAATATGAAGAAGTGCCCGAGATAAATTATACGGTCATAAAAGTCGGAGAAGGCACCGGAGGAGGTATGATGATGAGCCCCATACCCGATGCCCCGGCCCAATGGGTGCCCTACGTACTGGTGGAAGACGTCGCCCTTTCCACCAGGAGGGCGGAATCTCTCGGCGCCGAGGTGCTCGTGAATGTGACCGACATACCGGACACCGGCTGGTTCAGCATGCTCCTCGACCCCACCGGCGCAGCCTTCGCCATCTTCCAGCCAAGAATGTCGGGGTAA
- a CDS encoding pentapeptide repeat-containing protein, translated as MTKIVVPVFMALVTLILLFPCLARAFNQAHLDQMRATQNCRACDLSGASLTGASLAGSDLSGSDLSNSDLSGANLSGANLSGASLSQANLSAANLTGANLSGTRFTGAIWPDGSRCEAGSVGECVR; from the coding sequence ATGACAAAAATAGTCGTCCCGGTCTTCATGGCACTGGTTACGTTGATCCTTCTTTTCCCCTGCCTTGCCCGGGCCTTTAATCAGGCGCACCTGGACCAGATGAGAGCCACTCAAAACTGCCGGGCCTGCGACCTTTCAGGGGCGAGTCTTACGGGGGCCAGCCTGGCGGGATCGGACCTCTCCGGCTCCGACCTTTCGAATTCGGACCTTTCGGGCGCCAATCTTTCGGGCGCCAATCTTTCGGGAGCGAGCCTCTCCCAGGCAAACCTCTCCGCCGCGAACCTCACGGGTGCGAACCTTTCGGGGACCCGTTTCACGGGAGCGATCTGGCCTGACGGCAGCAGGTGCGAAGCCGGCTCCGTGGGGGAGTGCGTCAGATGA